Sequence from the Myxococcales bacterium genome:
CGAGGATCATGGCTCGCGCTTGCCCGTCACCGGTCAAGAGGTCGAAGGCCGGGATGTCGTCGACGAACTCGTAGCGCTCGGTACGAAACGCGAACCGCTCGGGCGCTTGCTCGGCGCACAAGGCAATGAGCGCCACGTAGGTCGCGACCGGGAGAAAGCGGCGCTCGTCGATGGGGTAGACCTCGACGCCGCCGCAGGTCTCGCCGGCGAACTTGTGGAACGTGGGGCGAAAGGTCAGCGGCCGGACGCGCACGCCCGGGAGGTCGAGCGCGTGAAACGCGTTCGCGAGCGCCGCACCGTCGATGAAGGGCGCGCCGAAGACTTGAAACGGCCTCGTCGTGCCGCGCCCCTCCGAGAGGTTGGTGCCCTCGAGCAAACACCCGCCCGGATAGACGAGCGCCGTCTCGCGCGTCGGCATGTTGGGCGACGGCATCACGAAAGGACGGTCCCAGGTGTCCGCGCCGCCACGCCCTGCGTCGCCGCGCACCGCGACGACTTGCACCTGCTCGGGCGACGCGCCGTGTTTCTCGGCTTCGGCGGCGACAATCTCACCGAGCGTGAGGCCATGCCGAACGGCGATAGGCTCAAGCCCAACAAAGGAGCGATAGGCCATGAGCTGGCTCCGCCCCTCCGCTTGCGAGAGATCGCCGCCGATGGGATTCGGGCGATCGAGGACGAGCACGCGCTTCTTCGCGTCGACGGCCGCGCGCATCGCCAGGACCGCGGTCCAAACGAACGTGTAGTAGCGCGAGCCAACGTCCTGAAGATCGACGACCAGGAGGTCGACGTCGGAGAGGTCCTCGGCCTGCGGGACGAGCTCGAGCAGGCTGTCACCGTAGAGGCTGCGGATGGGAATCCCGTGGCGCGTCTTGCCGTGCTGGACGCCCACCATGTCTTGCGCCTCGCCTCCGAAGCCGTGCTCCGGACCGAAGAAGACCTTGGGCCGAACGCCCAACACCTCGAAGACGTCGCCGGCGTGCGCGAGGTCGCGCGTCACGGACGCGGGGTGCGCCAAAACGCCCACCTTGGTGCCACGCAAGAGCCGCGAGAGGGGCGCCTCGGAAAGCAGCCGATCGAGTCCTGTCTCCATGGGCCCCGACCGTACCCGCTCCCCGCCTGCGAGGGCAGTACGCACCGTTTGCGCATTCGAAATGCTTCATTTCAAGCCCTCAGGGAATCCCATAGATTGGCTATGAAGGTTTTACGTACCGGCGTCGGCGCGACGCCGGTACCCAAGGAGCCCCCGTTGAAGCGCATCCTGGTGGTCGACGACGAAGAGAACATCCGGCTCGTCCTAAAGACGTTGCTGCGCAAGCACGGCTATGAAGTGGAGGTCGCCGACGGCGCTGAGCAGGCCTTGGCGTCCCTCGACGCCTTCGGTCCCGACGTCATCCTCACCGACGTCCGGATGCCCAAGATGGGCGGCCTCGATCTCCTGGCGACGCTGCGCGCCAAGAACGTGCACGCCACGGTCATCGTGATGAGCGCCTACGGCAACGTCGACCTAGCCCTCGAGGCCATCAAGGCCGGCGCGTACGACTACATCTCCAAGCCCTTCAAGCCCGACGAGGTTGTCCTGGCGCTCCGCAAGGCGGAGGAGCGCGAGCTTCTGCGTCGCGAGAACCGGGCCCTCAAGGAGCAAATCAAGAAGGAGCATCAGTTCGAGACGATCCTCGCGAAGAGCCCGCAAATGCAGGACGTCTTCAAGACCATCTCGAAGATCGCCGACTACAAAACGACGGTCCTCATCAGCGGCGAGAGCGGGGTCGGCAAGGAGCTCGTCGCGCGGGCGATCCACGCGAGGAGCGCGCGCAAGAGCGGCCCTTTCGTCGCCATCAACTGCGGCGCGATCCCCGAGTCACTGCTGGAGAGTGAGCTCTTCGGTCACAAGAAGGGCGCCTTCACGGACGCAAGCTCGGACCGGCGCGGCCTCTTCGAAGAGGCCCACGAAGGCACGCTCCTCTTGGACGAGATCGGTGAGCTGCCGCTGAACCTGCAGGTGAAGCTCCTCCGCGCGCTCCAAGAAGAGACCATTCGCCGCGTCGGCGACACCAAAGACATCAAGGTCGACGTGCGCATCCTCACGGCCACGCACCGCGACCTCGCCGCCGAGGCCAAGGCGGGCCGCTTCCGCGAGGACTTGTTCTATCGCATCAACGTCCTGCCCATCGCCATCGCGCCGCTGCGCGAACGACGCGACGACATTGGCCTCCTCATCGACCACTTCCTGTCGCGGAACAACACGCGCCTCGGCACGCAGGTCCGCGGCGTGTCACCGGAGGCGCGGCGCATGCTCCTCGAGTACGCGTGGCCCGGCAACGTGCGTGAGCTCGAGAACACCATCGAGCGTGCCATGGTCCTCGCCGAGAGCGACATGCTCGAGGTGTCGGACCTTCCGGAGCGCGTCCGTGAGGCGCTCGATCCGGTGGCGGTGCAGCTCGCGAGCGGCGAGCTCTCCATCAAGAAGACCGTCGCGGCCATCGAAGAGATCCTGATTCGCCGCGCCCTCGCCAAGACCAAGGGCAACCGAACGCGGGCCGCCGAGATCCTAGAAATCAGCCATCGGGCCCTGCTTTATAAGATTAAGGACTACGAGATTCTGGACCTGTGAGGGCCGAACCGGGGGCCTCTTTGCCCCACAAGAGCACGCGCGGAGGGCGGAGAGAGAGGCGTGCACGGGCACGTT
This genomic interval carries:
- a CDS encoding DUF1343 domain-containing protein encodes the protein METGLDRLLSEAPLSRLLRGTKVGVLAHPASVTRDLAHAGDVFEVLGVRPKVFFGPEHGFGGEAQDMVGVQHGKTRHGIPIRSLYGDSLLELVPQAEDLSDVDLLVVDLQDVGSRYYTFVWTAVLAMRAAVDAKKRVLVLDRPNPIGGDLSQAEGRSQLMAYRSFVGLEPIAVRHGLTLGEIVAAEAEKHGASPEQVQVVAVRGDAGRGGADTWDRPFVMPSPNMPTRETALVYPGGCLLEGTNLSEGRGTTRPFQVFGAPFIDGAALANAFHALDLPGVRVRPLTFRPTFHKFAGETCGGVEVYPIDERRFLPVATYVALIALCAEQAPERFAFRTERYEFVDDIPAFDLLTGDGQARAMILEGARPLDVAKSVSELRGGDADALRRAREAFSRYAIS
- a CDS encoding sigma-54-dependent Fis family transcriptional regulator; the protein is MKVLRTGVGATPVPKEPPLKRILVVDDEENIRLVLKTLLRKHGYEVEVADGAEQALASLDAFGPDVILTDVRMPKMGGLDLLATLRAKNVHATVIVMSAYGNVDLALEAIKAGAYDYISKPFKPDEVVLALRKAEERELLRRENRALKEQIKKEHQFETILAKSPQMQDVFKTISKIADYKTTVLISGESGVGKELVARAIHARSARKSGPFVAINCGAIPESLLESELFGHKKGAFTDASSDRRGLFEEAHEGTLLLDEIGELPLNLQVKLLRALQEETIRRVGDTKDIKVDVRILTATHRDLAAEAKAGRFREDLFYRINVLPIAIAPLRERRDDIGLLIDHFLSRNNTRLGTQVRGVSPEARRMLLEYAWPGNVRELENTIERAMVLAESDMLEVSDLPERVREALDPVAVQLASGELSIKKTVAAIEEILIRRALAKTKGNRTRAAEILEISHRALLYKIKDYEILDL